A single genomic interval of Sander lucioperca isolate FBNREF2018 chromosome 9, SLUC_FBN_1.2, whole genome shotgun sequence harbors:
- the guk1a gene encoding guanylate kinase isoform X5: MAGPRPVVFSGPSGAGKSTLLKKLMKEYDGVFGFSVSHTTRNPRPGEENGKGTTCSSSFMTTVTVNHIFMSQYNGSFLYLYKKHVSFFGVSDYHYVTREVMQTAIDNGDFIENAEFSGNMYGTSKAAVQAVQAKNLICILDIDMQGVRNIKRTDLNPIYISIQPPSMAVLEKRLRDRKTESEESLQKRLRAAQVDMEFSKEPGMFDVLIMNDNLEDAYGQLKHALSEEIGMVKKVNMSS, from the exons ATGGCTGGACCCAGGCCTGTGGTGTTTAGCGGCCCATCCGGGGCAGGGAAGAGCACTCTGCTGAAGAAGCTCATGAAAGAATACGACGGTGTCTTTGGCTTCAGCGTCTCCC ATACAACAAGAAATCCTCGACCTGGAGAAGAGAATGGCAAAGGTACAACATGTTCCTCCTCTTTCATGACCACTGTCACAGTCAATCACATTTTTATGAGTCAGTATAATGGTAGCTttctttatttgtataaaaagcaTGTCTCCTTTTTTGGGGTTTCAGATTACCATTATGTCACACGGGAGGTGATGCAGACTGCGATTGACAACGGCGACTTCATTGAGAATGCAGAGTTTTCGGGGAACATGTACGGGACGAGTAAAGCTGCCGTGCAAGCTGTCCAGGCCAAGAACCTCATCTGTATACTTGACATTGACATGCAGGGTGTGAGAAACATCAAAAGGACAGACCTCAATCCTATCTACATATCTATCCAGCCGCCATCCATGGCAGTCCTG GAAAAACGTTTGCGAGACAGAAAAACCGAGTCAGAGGAGAGCCTCCAGAAGCGTTTACGTGCAGCTCAGGTGGACATGGAGTTTA GTAAAGAACCCGGTATGTTTGATGTCCTAATTATGAACGATAACTTGGAGGATGCCTATGGGCAGTTAAAACATGCTCTTTCTGAG GAAATCGGTATGGTCAAGAAAGTCAACATGTCTTCGTAG
- the guk1a gene encoding guanylate kinase isoform X6 has translation MYIRYFSRLFSAMAGPRPVVFSGPSGAGKSTLLKKLMKEYDGVFGFSVSHTTRNPRPGEENGKDYHYVTREVMQTAIDNGDFIENAEFSGNMYGTSKAAVQAVQAKNLICILDIDMQGVRNIKRTDLNPIYISIQPPSMAVLEKRLRDRKTESEESLQKRLRAAQVDMEFSKEPGMFDVLIMNDNLEDAYGQLKHALSEEIGMVKKVNMSS, from the exons CTATGGCTGGACCCAGGCCTGTGGTGTTTAGCGGCCCATCCGGGGCAGGGAAGAGCACTCTGCTGAAGAAGCTCATGAAAGAATACGACGGTGTCTTTGGCTTCAGCGTCTCCC ATACAACAAGAAATCCTCGACCTGGAGAAGAGAATGGCAAAG ATTACCATTATGTCACACGGGAGGTGATGCAGACTGCGATTGACAACGGCGACTTCATTGAGAATGCAGAGTTTTCGGGGAACATGTACGGGACGAGTAAAGCTGCCGTGCAAGCTGTCCAGGCCAAGAACCTCATCTGTATACTTGACATTGACATGCAGGGTGTGAGAAACATCAAAAGGACAGACCTCAATCCTATCTACATATCTATCCAGCCGCCATCCATGGCAGTCCTG GAAAAACGTTTGCGAGACAGAAAAACCGAGTCAGAGGAGAGCCTCCAGAAGCGTTTACGTGCAGCTCAGGTGGACATGGAGTTTA GTAAAGAACCCGGTATGTTTGATGTCCTAATTATGAACGATAACTTGGAGGATGCCTATGGGCAGTTAAAACATGCTCTTTCTGAG GAAATCGGTATGGTCAAGAAAGTCAACATGTCTTCGTAG
- the guk1a gene encoding guanylate kinase isoform X3, producing MRDAKTKAMAGPRPVVFSGPSGAGKSTLLKKLMKEYDGVFGFSVSHTTRNPRPGEENGKGTTCSSSFMTTVTVNHIFMSQYNGSFLYLYKKHVSFFGVSDYHYVTREVMQTAIDNGDFIENAEFSGNMYGTSKAAVQAVQAKNLICILDIDMQGVRNIKRTDLNPIYISIQPPSMAVLEKRLRDRKTESEESLQKRLRAAQVDMEFSKEPGMFDVLIMNDNLEDAYGQLKHALSEEIGMVKKVNMSS from the exons CTATGGCTGGACCCAGGCCTGTGGTGTTTAGCGGCCCATCCGGGGCAGGGAAGAGCACTCTGCTGAAGAAGCTCATGAAAGAATACGACGGTGTCTTTGGCTTCAGCGTCTCCC ATACAACAAGAAATCCTCGACCTGGAGAAGAGAATGGCAAAGGTACAACATGTTCCTCCTCTTTCATGACCACTGTCACAGTCAATCACATTTTTATGAGTCAGTATAATGGTAGCTttctttatttgtataaaaagcaTGTCTCCTTTTTTGGGGTTTCAGATTACCATTATGTCACACGGGAGGTGATGCAGACTGCGATTGACAACGGCGACTTCATTGAGAATGCAGAGTTTTCGGGGAACATGTACGGGACGAGTAAAGCTGCCGTGCAAGCTGTCCAGGCCAAGAACCTCATCTGTATACTTGACATTGACATGCAGGGTGTGAGAAACATCAAAAGGACAGACCTCAATCCTATCTACATATCTATCCAGCCGCCATCCATGGCAGTCCTG GAAAAACGTTTGCGAGACAGAAAAACCGAGTCAGAGGAGAGCCTCCAGAAGCGTTTACGTGCAGCTCAGGTGGACATGGAGTTTA GTAAAGAACCCGGTATGTTTGATGTCCTAATTATGAACGATAACTTGGAGGATGCCTATGGGCAGTTAAAACATGCTCTTTCTGAG GAAATCGGTATGGTCAAGAAAGTCAACATGTCTTCGTAG
- the guk1a gene encoding guanylate kinase isoform X2, with protein MYIRYFSRLFSAMAGPRPVVFSGPSGAGKSTLLKKLMKEYDGVFGFSVSHTTRNPRPGEENGKGTTCSSSFMTTVTVNHIFMSQYNGSFLYLYKKHVSFFGVSDYHYVTREVMQTAIDNGDFIENAEFSGNMYGTSKAAVQAVQAKNLICILDIDMQGVRNIKRTDLNPIYISIQPPSMAVLEKRLRDRKTESEESLQKRLRAAQVDMEFSKEPGMFDVLIMNDNLEDAYGQLKHALSEEIGMVKKVNMSS; from the exons CTATGGCTGGACCCAGGCCTGTGGTGTTTAGCGGCCCATCCGGGGCAGGGAAGAGCACTCTGCTGAAGAAGCTCATGAAAGAATACGACGGTGTCTTTGGCTTCAGCGTCTCCC ATACAACAAGAAATCCTCGACCTGGAGAAGAGAATGGCAAAGGTACAACATGTTCCTCCTCTTTCATGACCACTGTCACAGTCAATCACATTTTTATGAGTCAGTATAATGGTAGCTttctttatttgtataaaaagcaTGTCTCCTTTTTTGGGGTTTCAGATTACCATTATGTCACACGGGAGGTGATGCAGACTGCGATTGACAACGGCGACTTCATTGAGAATGCAGAGTTTTCGGGGAACATGTACGGGACGAGTAAAGCTGCCGTGCAAGCTGTCCAGGCCAAGAACCTCATCTGTATACTTGACATTGACATGCAGGGTGTGAGAAACATCAAAAGGACAGACCTCAATCCTATCTACATATCTATCCAGCCGCCATCCATGGCAGTCCTG GAAAAACGTTTGCGAGACAGAAAAACCGAGTCAGAGGAGAGCCTCCAGAAGCGTTTACGTGCAGCTCAGGTGGACATGGAGTTTA GTAAAGAACCCGGTATGTTTGATGTCCTAATTATGAACGATAACTTGGAGGATGCCTATGGGCAGTTAAAACATGCTCTTTCTGAG GAAATCGGTATGGTCAAGAAAGTCAACATGTCTTCGTAG
- the guk1a gene encoding guanylate kinase isoform X4, giving the protein MALPSLFLSSLSTLLPNLLAHNHTHNHLNSQSALALCVLTKAMAGPRPVVFSGPSGAGKSTLLKKLMKEYDGVFGFSVSHTTRNPRPGEENGKDYHYVTREVMQTAIDNGDFIENAEFSGNMYGTSKAAVQAVQAKNLICILDIDMQGVRNIKRTDLNPIYISIQPPSMAVLEKRLRDRKTESEESLQKRLRAAQVDMEFSKEPGMFDVLIMNDNLEDAYGQLKHALSEEIGMVKKVNMSS; this is encoded by the exons ATGGCACtgccctctctttttctctcctccctctctactCTACTCCCTAATCTACttgcacacaatcacacacacaatcacttgAATTCGCAGTCTGCTTTGGCTCTGTGTGTATTGACGAAAG CTATGGCTGGACCCAGGCCTGTGGTGTTTAGCGGCCCATCCGGGGCAGGGAAGAGCACTCTGCTGAAGAAGCTCATGAAAGAATACGACGGTGTCTTTGGCTTCAGCGTCTCCC ATACAACAAGAAATCCTCGACCTGGAGAAGAGAATGGCAAAG ATTACCATTATGTCACACGGGAGGTGATGCAGACTGCGATTGACAACGGCGACTTCATTGAGAATGCAGAGTTTTCGGGGAACATGTACGGGACGAGTAAAGCTGCCGTGCAAGCTGTCCAGGCCAAGAACCTCATCTGTATACTTGACATTGACATGCAGGGTGTGAGAAACATCAAAAGGACAGACCTCAATCCTATCTACATATCTATCCAGCCGCCATCCATGGCAGTCCTG GAAAAACGTTTGCGAGACAGAAAAACCGAGTCAGAGGAGAGCCTCCAGAAGCGTTTACGTGCAGCTCAGGTGGACATGGAGTTTA GTAAAGAACCCGGTATGTTTGATGTCCTAATTATGAACGATAACTTGGAGGATGCCTATGGGCAGTTAAAACATGCTCTTTCTGAG GAAATCGGTATGGTCAAGAAAGTCAACATGTCTTCGTAG
- the guk1a gene encoding guanylate kinase isoform X1, with amino-acid sequence MALPSLFLSSLSTLLPNLLAHNHTHNHLNSQSALALCVLTKAMAGPRPVVFSGPSGAGKSTLLKKLMKEYDGVFGFSVSHTTRNPRPGEENGKGTTCSSSFMTTVTVNHIFMSQYNGSFLYLYKKHVSFFGVSDYHYVTREVMQTAIDNGDFIENAEFSGNMYGTSKAAVQAVQAKNLICILDIDMQGVRNIKRTDLNPIYISIQPPSMAVLEKRLRDRKTESEESLQKRLRAAQVDMEFSKEPGMFDVLIMNDNLEDAYGQLKHALSEEIGMVKKVNMSS; translated from the exons ATGGCACtgccctctctttttctctcctccctctctactCTACTCCCTAATCTACttgcacacaatcacacacacaatcacttgAATTCGCAGTCTGCTTTGGCTCTGTGTGTATTGACGAAAG CTATGGCTGGACCCAGGCCTGTGGTGTTTAGCGGCCCATCCGGGGCAGGGAAGAGCACTCTGCTGAAGAAGCTCATGAAAGAATACGACGGTGTCTTTGGCTTCAGCGTCTCCC ATACAACAAGAAATCCTCGACCTGGAGAAGAGAATGGCAAAGGTACAACATGTTCCTCCTCTTTCATGACCACTGTCACAGTCAATCACATTTTTATGAGTCAGTATAATGGTAGCTttctttatttgtataaaaagcaTGTCTCCTTTTTTGGGGTTTCAGATTACCATTATGTCACACGGGAGGTGATGCAGACTGCGATTGACAACGGCGACTTCATTGAGAATGCAGAGTTTTCGGGGAACATGTACGGGACGAGTAAAGCTGCCGTGCAAGCTGTCCAGGCCAAGAACCTCATCTGTATACTTGACATTGACATGCAGGGTGTGAGAAACATCAAAAGGACAGACCTCAATCCTATCTACATATCTATCCAGCCGCCATCCATGGCAGTCCTG GAAAAACGTTTGCGAGACAGAAAAACCGAGTCAGAGGAGAGCCTCCAGAAGCGTTTACGTGCAGCTCAGGTGGACATGGAGTTTA GTAAAGAACCCGGTATGTTTGATGTCCTAATTATGAACGATAACTTGGAGGATGCCTATGGGCAGTTAAAACATGCTCTTTCTGAG GAAATCGGTATGGTCAAGAAAGTCAACATGTCTTCGTAG
- the guk1a gene encoding guanylate kinase isoform X7, with translation MRDAKTKAMAGPRPVVFSGPSGAGKSTLLKKLMKEYDGVFGFSVSHTTRNPRPGEENGKDYHYVTREVMQTAIDNGDFIENAEFSGNMYGTSKAAVQAVQAKNLICILDIDMQGVRNIKRTDLNPIYISIQPPSMAVLEKRLRDRKTESEESLQKRLRAAQVDMEFSKEPGMFDVLIMNDNLEDAYGQLKHALSEEIGMVKKVNMSS, from the exons CTATGGCTGGACCCAGGCCTGTGGTGTTTAGCGGCCCATCCGGGGCAGGGAAGAGCACTCTGCTGAAGAAGCTCATGAAAGAATACGACGGTGTCTTTGGCTTCAGCGTCTCCC ATACAACAAGAAATCCTCGACCTGGAGAAGAGAATGGCAAAG ATTACCATTATGTCACACGGGAGGTGATGCAGACTGCGATTGACAACGGCGACTTCATTGAGAATGCAGAGTTTTCGGGGAACATGTACGGGACGAGTAAAGCTGCCGTGCAAGCTGTCCAGGCCAAGAACCTCATCTGTATACTTGACATTGACATGCAGGGTGTGAGAAACATCAAAAGGACAGACCTCAATCCTATCTACATATCTATCCAGCCGCCATCCATGGCAGTCCTG GAAAAACGTTTGCGAGACAGAAAAACCGAGTCAGAGGAGAGCCTCCAGAAGCGTTTACGTGCAGCTCAGGTGGACATGGAGTTTA GTAAAGAACCCGGTATGTTTGATGTCCTAATTATGAACGATAACTTGGAGGATGCCTATGGGCAGTTAAAACATGCTCTTTCTGAG GAAATCGGTATGGTCAAGAAAGTCAACATGTCTTCGTAG